In Thunnus albacares chromosome 10, fThuAlb1.1, whole genome shotgun sequence, a single window of DNA contains:
- the lonrf1 gene encoding LON peptidase N-terminal domain and RING finger protein 1 translates to MDLLECPLCLFLMCEPVTMSCGHTFCRRCIGSCLPSKCPTCKERLKQREVKSMKNNVLLISVAEKCCPDETKMKCHIQEKLKAKEFLEALRVANEGINLVPDDQSLRVYRAEANCGLMHFPEALTDLDYLCCLRPNWTWGFFRKGNVLLEMGQQTEALTQFHHCLKLQTDFVPAKSQIKKILEAEGMPVPEEGSRILQMLSEYLKEPCPITSLSSSQGPTHPEVLKHPHGDEGEAQERREACQVKHDTGTECCLSLCQAVSFLPTAEEDEEMMMRKEDGRGRGESSHSREKTLGVLTVSDFECPLCIRLFYEPVTTPCGHTFCKNCIERSLDHNLRCPLCKQPLQEYFKNRKYNPTVLLQDIMNQLFPSQLAERKQVHEAEMAELSNLTKDIPIFVCTVAYPGVPCPLHIFEPRYRLMMRRCMETGTKKFGMCSYEHGKGFADYGCMLEIHSLELLPDGRSYVDTVGGSRFRVLKRGQRDGYHTADIEYLEDLKVDGSELELLQGLHDSVYQQAQDWYQRLGSRIREQIDRQYGTMPDTEENIQASSNGPAWCWWLLSVLQMDPAYQTTVLSLTSLKDRLGHLRLVLEYFSQS, encoded by the exons ATGGATCTGCTGGAGTGTCCGCTCTGTCTCTTCCTGATGTGCGAGCCGGTGACCATGTCGTGCGGTCACACGTTTTGCCGGAGGTGCATTGGGAGTTGCCTCCCGTCCAAATGCCCGACGTGCAAAGAAAGGTTAAAGCAAAGAGAAGTGAAAAGCATGAAGAACAACGTTTTGCTCATCAGTGTGGCTGAAAAGTGCTGCCCCGACGAGACAAAAATGAAGTGCCATATACAGGAGAAGCTCAAAGCCAAGGAGTTCCTGGAAGCTTTACGCGTCGCAAACGAGGGGATAAACTTGG TCCCAGATGACCAGAGTTTGAGGGTGTACAGAGCTGAAGCTAACTGTGGCCTGATGCATTTCCCTGAGGCTCTGACGGACCTTGACTACCTCTGCTGCCTTCGTCCTAACTGGACTTGG GGCTTCTTTCGTAAAGGGAATGTACTGCTGGAAATGGGTCAGCAGACAGAAGCCCTCACCCAGTTCCACCATTGCCTAAAACTTCAAACTGACTTTGTTCCTGCAAAGAGCCAGATCAAGAAG ATCCTGGAGGCAGAGGGCATGCCGGTGCCGGAGGAGGGGTCCCGCATCTTGCAGATGTTATCTGAGTACCTGAAAGAGCCCTGCCCCATTACCAGCCTCAGTAGCTCCCAGGGGCCAACACACCCTGAGGTCCTCAAACATCCACATGGGGATGAGGGAGAGGcccaagagaggagagaggccTGCCAG GTGAAGCATGATACGGGTACTGAGTGCTGCCTCAGCCTCTGCCAAGCTGTTTCCTTCCTCCCCACTGCTGAAGAGGACgaggagatgatgatgaggaaggAAGATGGGCGTGGCAGGG gtGAAAGTAgtcacagcagagagaaaactCTGGGCGTTCTCACTGTGTCAGACTTTGAGTGCCCTCTCTGCATTAG GTTGTTTTATGAGCCAGTCACTACTCCCTGTGGTCACACCTTCTGTAAAAACTGCATAGAGAGGAGTCTGGACCACAACCTCCGCTGTCCACTCTGCAAACAGCCACTACAAGAG TACTTTAAAAATAGAAAGTACAACCCCACAGTTCTGCTTCAGGACATCATGAACCAGCTTTTCCCCTCACAGTTGGCTGAGAGGAAACAGGTCCACGAGGCTGAGATGGCTGAACTGTCCAA TCTTACTAAGGACATCCCCATATTTGTTTGCACGGTGGCCTACCCTGGAGTGCCCTGCCCTCTGCACATTTTTGAGCCTCGATACCGGCTGATGATGCGTCGCTGTATGGAGACTGGCACCAAGAAGTTTGGCATGTGCAGCTACGAGCATGGCAAAGG GTTTGCCGACTACGGCTGTATGTTGGAGATCCAtagcctggagctgctgccTGATGGGCGGTCCTATGTGGACACTGTGGGTGGCAGCAGATTCAGGGTTCTAAAGAGAGGCCAGAGAGATGGCTACCACACCGCTGATATAGAGTACCTGGAGGACCTCAAG GTCGACGGCAGTGAGTTGGAGCTTTTGCAAGGTCTTCATGACAGCGTGTACCAGCAGGCTCAAGATTGGTACCAGCGCCTTGGAAGCCGCATTCGCGAACAGATCGACAGACAGTATGGCACCATGCCCGACACGGAGGAAAACATTCAA